Proteins encoded in a region of the Arthrobacter sp. U41 genome:
- the acs gene encoding acetate--CoA ligase — MSQDTPISTATVSAGSAQQGDAFENLLPETRTFPPTPEFAANAVVTAAEYAEAEADADRPAFWAKQAREMLSWSKDFSQALDWSNPPFAKWFVGGEVNAAYNALDRHVENGHGDRVAIYFEGEPGDTRTYTYAQLTEEVKKAANAFESLGVAKGDRVAVYLPMIPEAVITLLACARIGAIHSVVFGGFSAEALRSRIDDAEAKLVVTADGTYRRGKPSALKPAVDEALAHEGDGSGHTVENVVVVKRNGQDVDWHEGRDHWWDDTVGTASAEHTAVGHDSEHPLFILYTSGTTGKPKGILHTTGGYLTQTAYTHKAVFDLKPETDVYWCTADVGWITGHSYVAYAPLINGATQVMYEGTPDSPHQGRWWEIVEKYKVSILYTAPTAIRTFMKWGKEIPAKSDLSSIRVLGSVGEPINPEAWMWYREVIGGNAGKNGERKEHPAPIVDTWWQTETGAQMIAPLPGVTATKPGSAQVPLPGIAVDVVDEAGESVPNGSGGYLVIREPWPAMLRGIWGDPERFKETYWSRFETMYFAGDGAKKDEDGDIWLLGRVDDVMNISGHRLSTAEIESALVSHPAVAEAAVVGAADETTGQSVVAFVILRGDAVDTGDAIVQELRNHVSKEIGPIAKPKTILVVPELPKTRSGKIMRRLLKDVAEGRDPGDSTTLADNTVIAKIANSLQS; from the coding sequence ATGTCCCAGGACACTCCAATCTCCACGGCAACCGTTTCCGCAGGCTCGGCACAGCAGGGCGACGCCTTTGAAAACCTGCTCCCTGAGACCAGGACCTTTCCACCCACGCCGGAGTTCGCCGCCAACGCGGTGGTTACCGCCGCAGAGTACGCCGAGGCCGAGGCCGACGCCGACCGGCCCGCCTTCTGGGCGAAGCAGGCCCGCGAAATGCTGAGCTGGAGCAAGGACTTCAGCCAGGCCCTGGACTGGTCCAACCCTCCCTTCGCGAAGTGGTTCGTCGGAGGCGAGGTCAACGCGGCCTACAACGCGCTGGACCGCCACGTCGAAAACGGCCACGGGGACCGCGTCGCGATCTACTTCGAGGGCGAACCGGGCGATACCCGCACCTATACCTACGCCCAGCTCACCGAGGAGGTCAAGAAGGCCGCCAACGCCTTCGAGTCCCTCGGCGTCGCCAAGGGCGACCGGGTGGCCGTGTACCTGCCGATGATCCCCGAGGCCGTCATCACGCTGCTGGCCTGCGCCCGGATCGGTGCCATCCACTCCGTGGTCTTCGGCGGCTTCTCCGCCGAGGCGCTCCGGTCCCGGATCGATGACGCCGAGGCCAAGCTCGTCGTCACCGCGGACGGCACCTACCGCCGAGGCAAGCCCAGCGCGCTCAAGCCCGCCGTCGACGAGGCGCTGGCCCACGAGGGAGACGGTTCCGGGCACACCGTTGAGAACGTCGTCGTCGTCAAGCGCAACGGCCAGGACGTCGACTGGCACGAGGGCCGGGACCACTGGTGGGACGACACGGTCGGGACCGCCTCCGCCGAGCACACCGCCGTCGGGCATGACTCCGAGCATCCGCTCTTCATCCTGTACACCTCCGGCACCACCGGCAAGCCCAAGGGCATCCTGCACACCACCGGCGGCTACCTCACCCAGACCGCCTACACGCACAAGGCCGTCTTTGACCTCAAACCGGAAACCGACGTCTACTGGTGCACGGCCGACGTCGGCTGGATCACCGGCCACTCGTACGTCGCCTACGCCCCGCTCATCAACGGCGCCACCCAGGTGATGTATGAAGGCACCCCGGATTCCCCGCACCAGGGCCGCTGGTGGGAGATCGTGGAGAAGTACAAGGTCTCCATCCTCTACACCGCCCCCACCGCCATCCGGACGTTCATGAAGTGGGGCAAGGAGATCCCCGCGAAGTCGGACCTCTCCTCGATCCGCGTCCTGGGCTCCGTCGGCGAACCCATCAACCCCGAAGCATGGATGTGGTACCGCGAGGTCATCGGCGGCAACGCCGGCAAGAACGGCGAGCGGAAGGAACACCCGGCGCCGATCGTGGACACCTGGTGGCAGACCGAAACCGGCGCGCAGATGATCGCCCCGCTGCCCGGGGTGACGGCCACCAAGCCCGGCTCCGCCCAGGTCCCGCTGCCCGGCATCGCCGTGGACGTCGTGGACGAGGCCGGGGAATCCGTGCCCAACGGCTCCGGCGGCTACCTCGTGATCCGCGAGCCGTGGCCGGCCATGCTGCGCGGCATCTGGGGCGACCCGGAGCGGTTCAAGGAAACCTACTGGTCCCGCTTCGAGACCATGTACTTCGCCGGTGACGGTGCCAAGAAGGACGAGGACGGCGACATCTGGCTGCTCGGCCGGGTCGATGACGTGATGAACATTTCCGGCCACCGCCTCTCCACCGCCGAAATCGAATCCGCCCTGGTGTCCCACCCCGCCGTCGCCGAGGCCGCCGTCGTGGGCGCCGCGGACGAGACCACCGGCCAGTCGGTCGTCGCCTTCGTGATCCTGCGCGGGGACGCCGTGGACACCGGAGACGCGATCGTGCAGGAACTCCGGAACCACGTCAGCAAGGAGATCGGGCCGATCGCCAAGCCCAAGACCATCCTGGTGGTCCCCGAGCTGCCCAAGACCCGGTCGGGAAAGATCATGCGCCGCCTACTCAAGGACGTCGCGGAAGGACGCGACCCCGGCGACTCCACAACCCTCGCCGATAACACGGTCATCGCCAAGATCGCCAATTCTCTTCAAAGCTAG